TAAATATTTCTTTCATATCCCCTACTCCGTCCACTCTCTTAAGTATGCCTTTGCTGCCGTAGTAATCTATGAGGGGCTCTGTCTGAGCCTTATACACGTCGAGCCTCTTTTTAATGGTGTCTTCTTTATCGTCATCTCTTTGGTAGAGGTCAGCGCCACACTTGTCGCATTTTCCTTCTGTCTTTGGAGCGCTAAAATATATATTGTACATCTGGTTGCAGCCCTTACAAGTGCGTCTGCCAGTTAATCTTTTCATAAGGACTTCAAAGTCCACATCTACGCTTAATGCTCTTGTTAGGGGCATTCCCATTGACTCTAAGACGCCGTCAAGGGTGGCGGCCTGTGCGGTGTTGCGAGGAAAACCATCCAGTATAAACCCTGCCTTGCAATCGCTCTGTAAAAGTCTGTCCTTTACCATGCCAATTACTACACTGTCGGCTACCAACTCGCCTCTGTCCATGAAGCCTTTCGCTTCTTTACCTAATGCCGTACCGTCTGCTACGTGTTTTCTCAAAATATCCCCTGTTGATATCTGAGGAATCCCGAATTTTTCTATCAACATCTTAGCCTGAGTTCCTTTTCCGGCGCCCGGTGCTCCCAATAATACTAATCTCATATTTCCTCCATTTTCCTTAAATACATTCCATCGTTTTCTGAACTAACAGTACTACACCTCATTTAAAGTTATACCACTTAACACATCCGGCAGTATCCTATACAAACAAAACCCCCGTTGTCAAGACAGCGTATCACTCCTTATCTCAAACTCTAAAAATATAACCAAATGGATTTTACAAATATATTCATTCTGTGTCAAGTGAAATTTATTAGTAAACATATTTTTTTTGAAAAATTTTTTTTAAAGTAACTGAATAAGGAAAATGGCTTTAGCATCTTCATTAATCAATGAGTCTTCTTTTTAAACGATTTATTCCAAGAAAGCCAAAAAGCGATGTAAAAACAATTATATACAGCAAGTCATAGGCAATAACCGGTTCGATTTTTAAAAGGCAGAATGCTCTGGACAGCCTTACGGAATGGGTCAGGGGCAAAATTTCAACCACAGGCTGCATCCACCCCGGCAACTGAGAGACTGGAAAGACAGCGCCGCAAAAGAAAAACATTGGCGACAAAAGTCCTGTCATATAAAAATTAAAATATGCAATAGTCTTTACAAAGGAGGTAATAAATAAAGAAAGAGCGGCAAACATAAGACCCGTCAAAAAGCCAATGACAGGAGCCATCAACCCTGCCGGAAACTTTATTATTCCAAATAGAATAACAACCACGAGCACGGCAAACGAAAAGAAAAATCCCTTGGTTGCCGCCCACAACATCTCTCCTATGAGAAGGTTTTCCACACTAAGTGGTGCTGCCAGCATCCCCTCATAGACCTTATTGAATTCCATCCGGATAAATGTCCCGAAAGAGCATTCAAATGCAGCAGTCATCATAGAGGTTGTCACAACGAGGGCAGATGCCAGAAATTCCAAATATCTTACACCTCCTATGTCAGGCATATACCGGCCAAGGCCAAGCCCCACGCCAGACAAAAATATCAAAGGCTCCACAAATGGCGGAAAACCGTTACTAAAGAGGTTTTTCGTATAAACCCTGACGTGGCGGCACCACACGGCAAAGACCCGTGTGCAGGCTCCCGGCATAATGTTGTTGTGAAGCATTGGCATTTTATTGAAAACTTTTGTCAATTTCTTCTTGTGCTTGCATTTAAAACAGTTATGCCAACCACATTATCGCCGTCTTTTCTAATTAAAATGTCCTCGCTTGTCTCAATAGTTTCTGTAGCACGTTGAGGCTTACGAAAGCTGACATATAGCACGTCAGCCTCATCATCGTAGTCAAATTGAATGTGATTACATTGAAACTTCAATAAGCCTGAAACCAGAGCCAAACAATTTCGGACTAAGCTGTCTTGTGTTATTTTTGTGTCCATAACAATTCACCTTTAGGCGTATTATTTAAAAAATATGCCGTTATAATAAAACCATCACTGGTTTGCATTTCCCTGTAAATGACTACCAACCACTTCCTGTTACCAACATTCCTCACTGCTTTTAACGTTCCTTTGTTTCCTCTCAACACGTATTCAGGTTTTTCTATTGTTTCTAACACATCATAGAAAGAACCTGCCAAATCATCATGGTTTTCTGTTATATGACACCATCTTTCAAACGTCAACCGTATAGGAACATCGTTTACAGAGTATGCTATATGCATCTTTAATATT
The Nitrospirota bacterium genome window above contains:
- a CDS encoding adenylate kinase: MRLVLLGAPGAGKGTQAKMLIEKFGIPQISTGDILRKHVADGTALGKEAKGFMDRGELVADSVVIGMVKDRLLQSDCKAGFILDGFPRNTAQAATLDGVLESMGMPLTRALSVDVDFEVLMKRLTGRRTCKGCNQMYNIYFSAPKTEGKCDKCGADLYQRDDDKEDTIKKRLDVYKAQTEPLIDYYGSKGILKRVDGVGDMKEIFNKITTMLS
- a CDS encoding ABC transporter permease, with amino-acid sequence MPMLHNNIMPGACTRVFAVWCRHVRVYTKNLFSNGFPPFVEPLIFLSGVGLGLGRYMPDIGGVRYLEFLASALVVTTSMMTAAFECSFGTFIRMEFNKVYEGMLAAPLSVENLLIGEMLWAATKGFFFSFAVLVVVILFGIIKFPAGLMAPVIGFLTGLMFAALSLFITSFVKTIAYFNFYMTGLLSPMFFFCGAVFPVSQLPGWMQPVVEILPLTHSVRLSRAFCLLKIEPVIAYDLLYIIVFTSLFGFLGINRLKRRLID
- a CDS encoding DUF2283 domain-containing protein yields the protein MDTKITQDSLVRNCLALVSGLLKFQCNHIQFDYDDEADVLYVSFRKPQRATETIETSEDILIRKDGDNVVGITVLNASTRRN